One genomic window of Leptospira paudalimensis includes the following:
- a CDS encoding calcium/sodium antiporter, whose translation MDAFLTATFQTLPLPFLILVIIGSILVLGKAADVLVDEAVSLSTRWGVPKMIIGATIVSLGTTLPEVSVSVLAALEGNPGIALGNAVGSIICDTGLILGIAILISPPDIDKRLVNRQGWIQVLSGFLLVFAALPWSNLTSVFKTGGRIDQGTGIVFLILLGVYVYLSIRWSRSKPGEVEAGLDDTTEYDESPFWIVLIKLVTAITLVILSSKVLIPSVQETAIRLSIPESIIGATLVAFGTSLPELVTAIQASRRGHSELAVGNIIGADILNVLFVSGAAAAVTKNGLEAPVSFFSFYFPSMLIVLVLFRLGIVFSKDKIKRPFGVFLLVIYVIATIAGFIFKG comes from the coding sequence ATGGATGCATTTCTGACTGCAACTTTTCAAACCCTACCCTTACCATTCCTCATACTTGTCATCATTGGCTCTATCCTTGTACTTGGGAAAGCTGCTGATGTTTTGGTAGACGAAGCCGTTTCCCTCTCTACAAGATGGGGTGTCCCAAAGATGATCATTGGTGCAACGATTGTCAGCTTAGGAACCACTCTCCCTGAAGTTTCTGTTTCTGTCCTCGCTGCCCTCGAAGGGAATCCTGGAATTGCCCTAGGAAATGCTGTGGGATCGATTATCTGTGATACAGGACTCATCCTCGGGATTGCGATTCTCATCTCCCCACCTGACATCGACAAACGCCTTGTCAACCGCCAGGGTTGGATCCAAGTTCTCAGTGGATTTTTACTCGTGTTTGCTGCCTTACCATGGTCAAACCTGACTTCCGTTTTCAAAACAGGTGGACGAATTGACCAAGGGACAGGGATTGTCTTTTTAATTTTATTAGGTGTTTATGTTTACTTAAGCATTCGTTGGTCAAGATCCAAACCTGGAGAAGTTGAAGCAGGACTCGATGACACAACCGAATATGACGAATCTCCTTTTTGGATTGTTTTGATCAAACTGGTCACTGCCATCACTCTTGTCATTTTATCCTCGAAAGTGCTCATCCCTTCTGTACAAGAAACAGCAATTCGATTATCAATTCCTGAATCCATCATTGGGGCAACTCTTGTCGCCTTTGGAACTAGTTTGCCTGAACTTGTCACTGCCATCCAAGCCTCAAGGCGTGGACACTCTGAACTTGCTGTGGGTAATATCATAGGTGCCGATATTTTAAACGTTCTCTTTGTATCGGGCGCAGCTGCTGCTGTCACAAAAAATGGACTCGAAGCACCCGTAAGTTTTTTCAGTTTTTATTTTCCTTCCATGCTCATTGTTCTCGTTTTATTCCGTTTGGGAATTGTATTCTCCAAAGATAAAATCAAACGTCCGTTTGGTGTATTTTTGCTAGTGATCTATGTAATCGCAACAATCGCTGGCTTTATCTTTAAAGGTTAA